The Polyangium mundeleinium genome contains the following window.
AGGGAGATGACCTTCAAATACCCTGTGAAGATGGAGCGTGATCGCACGGTGACGACGTGCGGGGCCCATCGCACGACGTTCGTGCCGGCCCATGTGCCGTTGTCGTTCCAGTCTTTGTCTCGCTTGTCCTTCTGGCGATAACCGAACCTTTTGACGCCTTCGTAGGCGGAGTGCATGAGGCCGTCGATCCCGAGGTAGTCTTCCGGTGCGGCCTTCGTATTCACCACCTTCGACAGGACGTAGTTAGGACACTGTTTTCCTTCCTTGACGTCTTCGTACACCAGGTGGCTGTCCCTCAGAATGAGGTCCGTCACGCTGCCCGGCAGCGGGACGCCGGGGGACGTGAAAAAGTGAATCGTGACGCCCTGCGGCACGGTGAAGTAGCCGGAGTTCTCGTAGG
Protein-coding sequences here:
- a CDS encoding putative adhesin; protein product: MKIEIEPRLYFFRSVYEIEKQTPVTDCLTLSHGATYENSGYFTVPQGVTIHFFTSPGVPLPGSVTDLILRDSHLVYEDVKEGKQCPNYVLSKVVNTKAAPEDYLGIDGLMHSAYEGVKRFGYRQKDKRDKDWNDNGTWAGTNVVRWAPHVVTVRSRSIFTGYLKVISLREVLEIVLNKYRYITDFYVAACRVHAVSTLLGHKTVAPALAPKPY